From a region of the Pseudanabaena sp. ABRG5-3 genome:
- a CDS encoding P-loop NTPase fold protein, translated as MSQRTRNQLIEIFREAANNLELFPLDNASTLDRFAIEYDQETLEELAALVEDSPSQSSKIIFSGHTGCGKSTLLAALARKLHDRFFVVRFSIANTIENADVNHVTILFTIALKIMQEAEIQNVKILPKTKEGLLNWFAKKTKSEEVKVTGEASIGAKLLELIGLKLKVDAVIRQEIKQEFERKVSELVAKLNEIAAIANGASGKNILVIIDDIDKLEIPVIRDVFINNIKALFLPNLQIIYTLPISALHDKDIVPVLETETSDRIVPMRVLKLYKKGESRHPDPTPVAEVVSTLEKLLAKRIDLELFEPDALQKVIAYSGGVLREVIRIVQQSCRICLRQLRSLPEDADVSNLKISLTVVEEAANNLRLQMSRPLGKVDYEILKTVYQNYAPDDPRDSEFLGLLKGLPVLEYRNAREWHDVHPLLWQLVQERLTS; from the coding sequence ATGTCACAACGTACTCGCAATCAACTAATTGAGATTTTCAGGGAAGCAGCTAATAACTTAGAATTGTTTCCCTTAGATAATGCGTCTACGTTAGATCGGTTTGCCATTGAGTACGATCAAGAAACTTTAGAAGAACTGGCGGCATTGGTGGAAGATAGTCCTAGCCAGTCTAGCAAAATTATTTTTAGTGGTCACACTGGTTGCGGAAAATCCACTTTACTTGCTGCTTTAGCACGGAAATTACACGATCGCTTTTTTGTAGTGCGTTTTTCCATTGCGAATACCATCGAGAATGCAGATGTGAATCACGTTACGATTTTGTTTACGATCGCCTTAAAGATTATGCAGGAGGCAGAAATTCAGAATGTGAAAATTTTGCCCAAAACCAAAGAGGGTTTACTCAATTGGTTTGCGAAAAAGACAAAATCTGAAGAGGTGAAAGTAACAGGTGAGGCTAGCATTGGGGCAAAACTATTAGAATTAATTGGCTTAAAACTCAAAGTTGATGCTGTTATTCGGCAGGAAATCAAGCAAGAGTTTGAGAGAAAGGTATCGGAATTAGTTGCGAAGTTAAATGAGATTGCAGCGATCGCTAATGGGGCAAGTGGTAAGAATATTCTGGTAATTATTGATGATATCGATAAGCTAGAGATACCAGTAATTCGCGATGTTTTTATCAATAATATCAAGGCGCTATTTCTGCCTAATTTGCAAATTATTTACACATTACCGATCTCGGCTTTGCATGACAAAGATATTGTGCCTGTATTAGAGACAGAAACTAGCGATCGCATAGTGCCGATGCGAGTTTTGAAGCTATATAAAAAAGGTGAGAGTCGCCATCCCGATCCTACTCCTGTTGCGGAAGTCGTTTCTACGCTTGAGAAGTTATTGGCAAAGCGAATTGATTTAGAACTATTTGAACCAGATGCATTGCAGAAAGTGATTGCCTATAGTGGCGGCGTGTTGCGCGAGGTGATTCGGATTGTGCAGCAGTCCTGTCGAATTTGTTTGCGTCAGTTGCGATCGCTACCTGAAGATGCGGATGTGAGCAATTTAAAAATTTCGCTGACAGTGGTTGAGGAAGCGGCGAATAATCTACGGTTGCAAATGTCGCGTCCTTTGGGAAAGGTAGACTACGAGATTTTAAAAACGGTCTATCAAAACTATGCGCCTGATGATCCCCGTGATAGTGAGTTTTTGGGATTACTGAAGGGTTTGCCAGTTTTGGAATATCGCAATGCGCGGGAATGGCATGATGTGCATCCGTTATTGTGGCAATTAGTTCAAGAACGATTGACATCTTAA
- a CDS encoding tetratricopeptide repeat protein, which yields MEQNEVDNEVAFLDLLVAIETSNQHLSLLLAVCDRDRLRNSLTERYEQELASEGINAYRVTIDRQEPSLFAAINQLVEAEPYLQAGNPAVITVEGAASLSSFASEGERSPVDKFLGYLQWTREGMRQFAFPIVIWVTEHIHNEISRKAQDFYSWREGVFFFESIQEEPIVPIVVEPILLSDPETDDLDLPIDELLVYIAQREATGQEDASLATFYTLLAKAYERDNQIDHAIAIWQKAIHLQEKLKISLQLATSLNSLAILYHYQGKYSKSEPLYLRSLAIREQKLGIKHLDVATSLNNLAELYRVQGKYSEAEPLYLRSLEIRKQQLGEDHPDIANSFNNLAILYKSQGKYTEAEHLYLKSLEINKRIYGEDHLDIAVGLNNLAELYELQGKYSEAEPLYLRSLEIRKEKLGVKHPYVAASLNNLAGIYDLQGRYSEAELLYLGSLAIWERQLGVNHPDVAASLNNLALLYNSQGKYSEAEPLYLRSLKITECQLGVNHPNVAISLHNLAILRYEQNRYDEAKALLIQALKIQEIALGDNHPDTQKTKENLAYIQANHQSQPIFGQDVT from the coding sequence ATGGAACAGAATGAAGTCGATAATGAAGTTGCTTTTCTAGATTTGCTCGTTGCGATTGAGACGAGTAATCAGCATTTGAGTTTGTTGCTGGCTGTGTGCGATCGCGATCGCTTGCGAAATTCTTTAACTGAGCGCTATGAGCAGGAGTTAGCATCAGAGGGGATCAATGCCTATCGGGTAACGATTGATCGCCAAGAACCAAGTTTATTTGCGGCGATTAATCAACTAGTTGAAGCAGAACCCTATTTACAGGCTGGGAATCCTGCGGTGATTACGGTGGAGGGGGCGGCGAGTTTGTCGAGTTTTGCGTCAGAGGGTGAGCGATCGCCTGTTGATAAGTTTTTGGGATATTTGCAATGGACTAGGGAGGGAATGCGTCAGTTTGCGTTTCCGATTGTGATTTGGGTAACGGAACATATTCACAATGAGATTTCGCGCAAAGCCCAAGATTTCTACAGTTGGCGAGAGGGTGTATTTTTCTTTGAGTCAATTCAAGAGGAGCCGATTGTACCGATTGTTGTTGAGCCAATTCTTCTATCAGATCCTGAGACTGATGATTTGGATCTACCGATTGATGAGTTGTTGGTTTATATTGCTCAACGGGAGGCGACTGGTCAAGAAGATGCGAGTTTGGCTACGTTTTATACGTTATTAGCGAAAGCCTACGAACGGGATAATCAAATTGACCATGCGATTGCTATATGGCAAAAAGCGATTCATCTTCAAGAAAAGCTTAAAATTTCTCTACAACTTGCTACTAGCCTGAATAGTTTAGCAATTTTGTATCACTATCAAGGAAAATACAGCAAATCCGAACCTCTATATTTGAGATCGCTTGCAATCAGGGAACAGAAACTAGGCATAAAGCATCTCGATGTCGCTACTAGTCTTAATAATCTTGCAGAACTTTACCGAGTGCAAGGGAAGTATAGTGAAGCCGAACCGCTCTATCTGAGATCACTCGAAATAAGGAAGCAGCAACTAGGAGAAGATCATCCCGATATTGCTAATAGTTTCAACAATCTCGCAATACTTTACAAATCACAAGGTAAGTATACCGAAGCTGAACACCTCTATCTGAAATCATTGGAAATAAATAAGCGTATCTATGGAGAAGACCATCTTGATATTGCAGTAGGTCTTAACAATCTTGCAGAACTTTATGAATTGCAAGGGAAGTATAGTGAAGCCGAACCGCTCTATCTGAGATCACTCGAAATAAGAAAAGAGAAACTAGGAGTAAAGCATCCATATGTCGCCGCTAGTCTCAACAATCTCGCAGGAATTTACGATTTGCAAGGGAGGTACAGTGAAGCTGAACTTCTCTATTTGGGATCTCTCGCAATCTGGGAACGTCAACTAGGCGTAAACCATCCCGATGTCGCCGCTAGTCTCAACAATCTCGCATTACTTTACAATTCACAAGGGAAGTACAGCGAAGCCGAACCTCTCTATTTGCGATCGCTCAAAATCACAGAATGTCAACTAGGCGTAAACCATCCCAATGTCGCTATCAGTCTCCACAATCTCGCAATTTTACGTTACGAACAAAATCGATATGATGAGGCTAAAGCTCTATTGATACAAGCTCTAAAAATTCAAGAAATTGCTCTTGGTGACAATCATCCTGACACACAAAAGACTAAAGAAAATCTCGCTTATATCCAAGCAAATCATCAAAGCCAACCTATTTTCGGGCAGGACGTTACTTGA
- a CDS encoding response regulator produces MTYSMIEIGLQQIKQTFSEEAQVYTNELANQVSKLDASSPNFSQQIDQLLDTHKLLKDAAIKADFYIQDSNFVIITNRLEKVINLLRDRPAHVDQLTKDLLFELIKIICQIINEYCFDSDPDPNCIELQNQVFTQIDEHFYLKNYGIEALINYSQTDQANDPFHLDDTSEALHLFDIEDFEFTNSDDLLAVNQLEQLDDSDTFFMLQLDDQQLEDSELTQDHNNFLNLDQNLSQSSNEQTVFPSLLTEIFTEDFDHQLDQHIQPSHHEEKLPMPELLKDIFPLVSTEQLLGHEDETSLQGIDWNHSEDDLDNPWHKLVSLQPWMEEDQDHDIEAQTLTNTSVGEPSTDQQNSENQNNSLDIDNVVLDNGIYNSYFDSLEFEPLEDDDEVLWDSIESMQLIDPIESIDELDLPEALTEPMPSLDNPHSQVYETATELITSLENSQPEENVNLLDMLENQGFSTSDVDTAIEESPIYQNKVKDVHAASHDRAFVNGNNQVNNHTDLNSDNSLHPILSAAIALNKNDLNLDLYTNLDLETEISKQSYDASLTPVDNDATIRIPLNHLEVWEDLSEELLVRKGSLDIYVGEMRLLLAEVQKNLQFLDPQAVIHNQGTVASLQSNLVSFTNILEQTEQQTNAMNHDVLNLRKSFRQALKYPISTLVRGFPRILRDLSLEHGKQVELIVQGAEIGIDRSLSGLVLETLEILIRNAFEHSIESPIERQQQGKLSQGQIEVVAIQTDDNTIIKVNDDGRGLDNLPNNTAYLEHISQLSEIRKRLWDRGGRISIQSQLGKGTQVTVTLPSMQSLLRILLIDIDQICLAISSKVIIEVIPIDDDDNFSKAEQETLLWRDRQIPIVRLDSLLQLNCPHNLHKSVNSQPSQFAGQIDSYKPAIAVPSFAIIQHEHHVFALQTEGCWYEQEATFHQIEGDISLPQIFLGAVILGNNQAVALINHAEVVNQCLRSPNLDMPSSQANVSPNTPQLHSPKVDSLSSLSDFFWTGAPSQDTDISEFLEQPLRSVGSSSEPENLESSGVFMSDLDNGQKRRSHQPKVLIVESSANIRRYLAMTLAKSGFLTEQVQDGKEAIAFLKDRHNHNLGIDIVITDLEMPQMDGFKLLSGIRSDADLHNLPIVVLTARNNENDQKLALELGANAYFCKPYREQELIKTLQELVSK; encoded by the coding sequence ATGACTTATTCAATGATTGAAATAGGATTACAGCAAATCAAGCAAACCTTTTCTGAGGAGGCTCAGGTTTATACTAACGAGCTTGCCAATCAAGTCTCTAAATTAGACGCAAGTTCACCAAATTTTAGTCAACAGATTGATCAATTACTTGATACCCATAAATTGCTGAAAGATGCAGCGATCAAAGCTGATTTTTATATCCAAGACTCGAATTTTGTTATTATTACCAATCGTTTGGAGAAAGTGATCAACTTATTGCGTGATCGCCCTGCCCATGTTGATCAGCTTACTAAAGATTTACTCTTTGAACTAATCAAAATAATTTGCCAGATCATTAACGAATATTGCTTTGACTCAGATCCAGATCCAAACTGTATAGAGTTACAAAATCAAGTATTTACTCAAATAGATGAGCATTTCTATCTCAAAAATTATGGGATAGAGGCTTTGATCAACTATTCTCAAACAGATCAAGCTAATGATCCTTTTCATTTAGATGATACATCAGAGGCTTTACATTTATTTGATATAGAAGATTTTGAATTTACTAACTCTGATGATTTACTTGCCGTAAACCAATTGGAGCAATTAGATGATTCAGACACTTTTTTTATGCTCCAACTGGATGATCAGCAGCTAGAAGATAGTGAATTAACTCAAGATCATAACAACTTTCTAAATCTAGATCAGAATCTGTCTCAAAGCTCTAATGAACAAACAGTCTTTCCTAGCTTATTGACAGAGATTTTTACAGAAGATTTCGATCATCAGCTTGATCAACACATTCAACCTAGTCATCATGAAGAAAAACTGCCAATGCCAGAGTTACTCAAGGATATATTTCCACTAGTATCCACTGAACAGTTATTAGGGCATGAAGATGAAACATCCCTACAGGGAATTGATTGGAATCATAGCGAAGATGATTTGGATAATCCTTGGCATAAATTGGTATCGTTACAACCTTGGATGGAGGAAGATCAAGATCATGATATTGAAGCTCAAACCTTGACAAATACTTCTGTAGGAGAGCCCTCGACAGATCAGCAGAACTCAGAGAATCAGAACAATAGTTTAGATATCGATAATGTTGTTTTAGACAATGGCATATACAATAGTTATTTTGATTCATTAGAATTTGAACCTCTAGAAGATGATGATGAGGTATTGTGGGATTCAATAGAATCAATGCAATTAATAGATCCAATTGAGTCTATTGATGAATTGGATCTACCTGAAGCTTTAACTGAGCCAATGCCTAGTTTAGACAATCCCCATTCTCAGGTGTATGAGACTGCAACTGAGCTAATAACGAGTCTAGAGAACTCACAACCAGAAGAGAATGTTAATTTGCTAGATATGCTCGAAAATCAAGGTTTTTCGACTTCAGATGTGGATACAGCGATCGAGGAATCTCCGATTTATCAGAATAAAGTTAAGGATGTTCATGCTGCAAGTCATGATCGTGCATTTGTAAATGGGAATAATCAAGTTAATAATCACACAGACTTAAATTCAGACAATAGTCTTCATCCTATTCTTTCGGCAGCGATCGCTTTAAACAAAAATGATCTAAATCTAGATTTATATACAAATTTAGATTTAGAGACAGAAATCAGTAAGCAGTCATACGATGCTTCTCTAACTCCTGTCGATAATGATGCTACTATTCGTATTCCTTTAAATCATTTAGAAGTTTGGGAAGATTTGTCAGAGGAATTATTAGTAAGAAAGGGAAGTTTAGATATTTATGTAGGCGAAATGCGTCTATTGTTGGCAGAAGTTCAAAAGAACTTGCAGTTTCTAGATCCTCAAGCTGTTATTCATAATCAAGGAACGGTCGCTAGTTTACAAAGTAATCTAGTAAGTTTCACTAATATTCTTGAGCAGACAGAACAGCAAACCAATGCAATGAACCATGATGTTCTGAATTTAAGAAAAAGCTTTCGACAAGCTCTCAAATATCCTATCTCTACTCTTGTCAGAGGATTTCCTCGCATTTTGCGCGATCTGTCATTGGAGCATGGTAAGCAGGTTGAGTTAATTGTCCAAGGAGCTGAGATCGGTATTGATAGATCTCTTTCGGGTCTGGTTTTAGAGACCCTTGAGATATTAATTCGCAATGCGTTTGAGCATAGTATAGAATCTCCCATCGAACGCCAACAACAAGGAAAATTATCGCAAGGTCAAATTGAAGTTGTGGCTATACAGACTGATGACAACACGATTATTAAAGTTAATGATGATGGTCGTGGGCTAGATAATTTGCCCAATAACACCGCCTATTTAGAACATATTTCTCAATTAAGTGAGATTAGAAAAAGATTATGGGATAGGGGTGGAAGGATCTCTATTCAGTCTCAGTTAGGTAAAGGGACGCAAGTAACAGTAACCTTGCCAAGTATGCAATCTTTGTTGCGAATATTGCTGATTGACATCGATCAAATCTGTTTAGCAATTTCGAGTAAGGTCATTATTGAGGTAATTCCGATTGATGACGATGACAATTTCTCCAAGGCAGAACAGGAAACTTTGCTGTGGCGCGATCGCCAAATTCCTATTGTGCGTCTAGATTCTTTGCTACAGCTCAATTGTCCACATAATTTACACAAGTCTGTCAATAGTCAGCCTTCGCAATTTGCAGGTCAGATAGATAGCTATAAACCTGCGATCGCTGTTCCCTCATTTGCCATTATCCAGCATGAGCATCATGTGTTTGCACTCCAAACTGAGGGTTGTTGGTATGAGCAAGAAGCAACTTTTCACCAAATAGAGGGAGATATTTCCCTACCTCAAATTTTCCTCGGTGCGGTGATCTTAGGGAATAATCAGGCGGTAGCGTTGATAAATCATGCGGAAGTAGTCAACCAATGCTTGAGATCGCCTAATCTTGATATGCCAAGCTCGCAGGCTAATGTAAGTCCTAACACTCCACAATTGCATAGTCCTAAAGTAGATAGTTTGAGTAGTCTATCTGATTTCTTTTGGACAGGTGCGCCATCACAAGATACCGATATATCTGAATTCTTAGAACAGCCATTACGCTCTGTCGGCAGCTCTTCTGAGCCTGAGAATCTAGAAAGCTCGGGAGTCTTTATGAGTGATCTGGATAATGGACAAAAAAGGCGATCGCATCAGCCTAAAGTCCTGATAGTTGAGTCTTCTGCCAATATTCGGCGCTATCTCGCAATGACACTCGCAAAATCAGGTTTTTTGACCGAGCAGGTACAGGATGGTAAAGAGGCGATCGCTTTTCTTAAGGATCGCCATAATCACAATCTTGGTATTGATATTGTGATTACTGATTTGGAGATGCCTCAAATGGATGGATTTAAGCTTTTATCTGGTATCCGCTCCGATGCAGATCTTCATAATCTTCCGATAGTGGTTCTAACAGCTCGAAATAATGAGAATGATCAAAAGCTTGCCTTAGAACTTGGTGCTAATGCCTACTTCTGTAAACCCTACCGCGAGCAGGAATTAATCAAAACTCTGCAAGAGCTGGTCTCCAAATAG
- a CDS encoding methyl-accepting chemotaxis protein — MMTAQYQAALHSYAEGRYEEAMQQFSELLYEDPRNPKLHIWLGATFRKAGKIEYAKVQYQQVLTLTDDPDLLDLASTSLAQIQNKLAHGEKKSASKAIPPKGIQKDLDNIRDFNILVPPQEVTQIIEPKTPELANINTASHIISPDQNWTAEDVTVLAVKPDETESTTPQVAMRVQSGNGLIPPPPAIAALFQQQQQYQEEYTTEPFLSNEEPTENSSTSSILQDTIADIQKVNQKDTQKNKKAKKSKQKKAQIEFPPLDVDTDLLADGQESVEIPQIVGNDLAKPSAIALEDMLKFSTVGQKITLWGAFVATIPAIILGVAAYKVGDGLLLTKVKQGQHSEAIALAKATESFLLKQTGDVGVLKTLLISAEVGQNTLQNAGQIAVTTNPSEPNKTIKLLSSLPITQQRQYKQLLTNRLNLYSQAYPQYTSIAVFSVKGELIAQSTNSKTLQTINQNTLSKVSTIDNPLIGSPVVSKDGANLYVLTSVKSSVSQKVSMVLQVEIPVKTLVTNLTKTKGGNESSNFYVIDSNNKYVASSQNVTVGEDALADFAVLPNLRSLPSNDFPDLMKGDRNAQLLAYAPVANMQSYGMTWDVLTTIDKATAIAGNQNLLLVVGVGIAATPLLVAAIAYALSRRLSTRLKDIRAALRDLRQGNTDISFGALSIEGNDELADISLSINKMSEQFQTMRQKQEQEQQRLHLQVVKLFKVLSKLAREEKHEVQESDLSDENILLLGKKIRGEMVQRNAEVESYRQQKADLQIQLMNMLRDMQALADGDLTVSTKSLDGNLNDVTIFFDDVMRGLQNIVSQVKSSASQVNLSLGQNEQAIANLTSVSQRQVDTVTRSLNTVQMAKISANSITTNSQHVLQSSQMVVEKLLDSDRSIDAVVQKVSALQGTVANTAKRVKHLGEVSQKIAKAISSINEIAIKTNFLAINATLESSRSGGMGGGFVMVAEEVGELAARSVAATKEVESLLSSIQSETNAVMTAVESGSNQVLESATLAIAAKDSLLQISDISHQIDELVSSISDATISQVQTSEGVANLMKDISHIAKRNLAASSEVSKSLKATKKYSGELQQSLAHFKTR; from the coding sequence ATGATGACAGCGCAGTATCAGGCGGCTCTACACTCCTATGCAGAGGGGCGGTATGAAGAGGCAATGCAGCAGTTCTCGGAATTGTTGTATGAAGATCCTCGTAATCCCAAACTGCATATCTGGTTGGGCGCAACTTTTCGCAAGGCAGGTAAAATTGAATATGCTAAGGTTCAGTACCAGCAAGTATTAACCCTTACCGATGATCCAGATTTACTTGATCTTGCTAGTACTTCGCTGGCACAAATTCAAAATAAGTTAGCTCATGGAGAAAAAAAATCGGCTTCTAAGGCTATACCTCCAAAAGGGATCCAGAAGGATTTAGATAATATCCGTGATTTTAATATTTTAGTGCCACCGCAGGAAGTGACGCAAATCATTGAACCAAAGACCCCTGAATTGGCGAATATTAATACTGCTAGCCATATAATTTCCCCTGATCAAAACTGGACTGCTGAGGATGTAACTGTATTAGCAGTTAAGCCTGATGAGACCGAATCAACTACACCTCAAGTTGCCATGAGGGTGCAAAGTGGTAATGGACTGATTCCCCCTCCTCCTGCGATCGCGGCACTGTTTCAGCAACAGCAACAATATCAGGAAGAATATACGACTGAACCGTTTTTAAGTAACGAGGAACCTACGGAAAACTCTAGTACTTCCTCAATTTTGCAGGATACGATCGCTGATATTCAGAAGGTAAATCAGAAAGATACTCAGAAAAATAAAAAAGCGAAAAAGTCCAAACAGAAGAAAGCTCAAATTGAATTTCCTCCTTTAGATGTAGATACAGATTTATTGGCAGATGGTCAGGAAAGTGTAGAAATTCCCCAGATAGTTGGGAATGACCTTGCCAAACCTTCAGCGATCGCTTTGGAGGATATGTTGAAATTCTCCACAGTTGGTCAAAAAATCACCCTATGGGGAGCTTTTGTTGCCACTATTCCTGCAATTATTTTGGGGGTAGCAGCCTATAAGGTAGGTGACGGGTTGCTCTTAACTAAAGTTAAGCAGGGTCAGCATTCTGAGGCGATCGCCCTTGCCAAAGCCACTGAAAGTTTCTTGCTTAAGCAAACGGGGGATGTGGGAGTTCTAAAGACTCTACTGATATCGGCAGAGGTAGGACAAAACACCTTGCAAAATGCTGGACAGATTGCTGTAACTACCAATCCATCAGAACCGAATAAGACAATTAAGTTGCTGTCATCTTTACCAATCACACAGCAACGTCAATATAAGCAGCTATTAACTAATCGGCTAAACCTCTATAGCCAAGCTTATCCACAGTACACCAGCATTGCGGTATTTAGTGTCAAGGGGGAATTAATTGCCCAGTCCACTAATTCTAAAACTCTGCAAACTATTAATCAGAATACTCTTAGCAAAGTATCTACCATTGATAATCCACTGATTGGTAGCCCTGTAGTTAGTAAAGATGGTGCTAATTTATATGTATTAACATCGGTTAAGAGTTCCGTTTCCCAAAAAGTTAGTATGGTTTTACAGGTAGAGATTCCTGTAAAGACTTTAGTCACCAATTTAACTAAAACTAAAGGTGGTAATGAAAGTAGTAACTTCTATGTTATTGATAGCAACAACAAATATGTTGCTAGTTCTCAAAATGTTACGGTGGGGGAGGATGCGTTAGCAGATTTTGCAGTACTACCAAATTTACGATCTTTACCCTCTAATGATTTTCCCGATCTAATGAAGGGCGATCGCAATGCTCAGCTTCTTGCCTATGCACCTGTGGCTAATATGCAGAGCTACGGCATGACTTGGGATGTACTAACGACTATTGACAAGGCGACAGCCATTGCTGGCAATCAAAATCTATTGTTGGTAGTAGGTGTGGGAATTGCCGCAACACCTCTATTGGTAGCAGCGATCGCCTATGCTTTATCGCGACGCTTGAGTACTAGACTCAAAGATATTCGGGCGGCTTTACGAGATCTAAGACAAGGGAATACTGACATTAGTTTTGGAGCTTTGAGTATAGAAGGTAATGATGAACTTGCCGATATTTCCTTAAGTATTAACAAGATGTCTGAACAGTTTCAGACTATGCGGCAGAAACAGGAACAGGAACAGCAACGGTTGCATTTACAAGTAGTCAAGCTATTTAAAGTGTTATCTAAACTCGCAAGAGAAGAAAAGCACGAAGTTCAAGAATCTGATTTATCCGACGAAAACATCTTGCTATTGGGCAAGAAAATTCGTGGTGAGATGGTGCAACGCAATGCTGAAGTTGAGAGCTATCGCCAGCAGAAGGCAGATTTGCAAATTCAGTTAATGAACATGCTGCGAGATATGCAAGCCTTGGCTGATGGGGACTTAACAGTTTCTACTAAATCCCTTGATGGCAATCTCAATGATGTGACGATCTTTTTTGATGATGTCATGCGTGGATTGCAAAATATTGTTAGTCAAGTTAAGTCTTCGGCTAGTCAAGTTAATTTATCCCTTGGTCAAAATGAGCAGGCGATCGCCAATCTCACTAGTGTCTCGCAAAGACAAGTGGATACAGTGACACGCTCCCTCAACACAGTGCAAATGGCGAAAATATCGGCGAACTCAATTACCACTAATAGTCAGCATGTATTGCAGTCATCACAAATGGTAGTCGAAAAACTATTGGATAGCGATCGCTCCATTGACGCAGTAGTACAAAAGGTTAGTGCATTGCAGGGTACTGTCGCCAATACAGCCAAGAGAGTTAAGCATTTAGGGGAAGTATCTCAAAAAATTGCCAAGGCTATTTCCTCAATTAATGAGATTGCGATTAAGACTAACTTTCTCGCAATTAATGCCACCCTTGAATCTTCTCGTTCAGGAGGAATGGGTGGTGGATTTGTGATGGTTGCAGAAGAGGTAGGAGAATTAGCTGCCCGTTCAGTAGCTGCTACTAAGGAAGTAGAAAGCTTACTGAGTAGCATTCAGAGTGAGACTAACGCAGTGATGACAGCAGTTGAGTCTGGCAGCAATCAAGTTTTAGAAAGCGCTACATTAGCGATCGCAGCCAAAGATAGCTTGCTGCAAATCTCTGACATCTCCCATCAAATTGATGAGCTAGTATCATCGATTTCTGATGCCACTATTTCCCAAGTGCAAACATCAGAAGGAGTTGCCAACTTGATGAAAGACATCTCTCACATTGCTAAGAGGAATCTAGCTGCTTCTTCAGAAGTATCTAAATCCCTAAAAGCAACCAAGAAATACTCTGGGGAATTACAACAATCTTTGGCGCATTTTAAAACCCGATAG
- a CDS encoding branched-chain amino acid ABC transporter permease, translating into MLEVLQSTIDGIAVGSIIALAAVGLTLTYGILRLANFAHGDILTLGAYLAFLANTTLKLDIWLSIALGSGISIAIVLLCEKILWQPLRAKRATATTMMIVSIGLALVMRNSIVLAWGAKPQKYNLPTFPAIDVFGLAITRNKMVVIVAAIAVIAGLYYLLQNTKIGKAMRAVADNPELAKVAGINVNAVILWTWVIAGGMTAFGGSMYGLITNLRPNMGWFLILPMFAAVILGGIGNPYGAIAGALIVGISQEVATTCPAALGDLQKYCIGTDYKLGVGLVIMILVLLFKPQGLFKGTI; encoded by the coding sequence ATGCTGGAAGTCCTGCAATCAACCATTGATGGTATCGCTGTTGGCAGCATTATTGCCCTTGCCGCAGTCGGGTTAACGCTTACCTATGGCATCTTACGCCTTGCCAACTTCGCCCACGGTGATATTCTCACCCTCGGCGCATACCTTGCCTTTCTCGCCAATACCACCCTCAAACTCGATATTTGGTTATCGATCGCCTTAGGTAGTGGTATCTCTATCGCCATAGTTTTACTTTGCGAAAAAATCCTCTGGCAGCCGTTACGCGCCAAACGAGCCACTGCAACTACGATGATGATCGTCTCCATTGGTTTAGCACTAGTGATGCGTAACTCAATTGTCCTTGCTTGGGGCGCAAAACCACAGAAATATAATCTGCCAACTTTCCCTGCGATCGATGTCTTTGGCTTAGCCATCACCCGCAATAAAATGGTGGTAATTGTAGCCGCGATCGCAGTAATTGCAGGACTTTATTATCTACTGCAAAACACCAAGATCGGTAAGGCAATGCGGGCTGTTGCCGATAACCCTGAACTTGCCAAGGTCGCAGGAATTAATGTCAATGCTGTGATTTTATGGACATGGGTAATCGCAGGAGGCATGACCGCCTTTGGTGGCAGTATGTATGGACTTATTACCAACTTGCGCCCAAATATGGGTTGGTTCTTGATTTTGCCCATGTTTGCGGCAGTAATTCTCGGCGGGATTGGCAACCCCTATGGCGCGATCGCAGGGGCGCTGATTGTCGGTATTTCCCAAGAGGTTGCTACCACCTGTCCAGCAGCATTGGGCGATTTACAAAAATATTGCATCGGCACAGACTACAAGCTAGGCGTAGGCTTAGTGATTATGATTTTGGTTTTACTCTTTAAACCGCAGGGATTATTTAAAGGAACGATTTAA